In the Salvelinus fontinalis isolate EN_2023a chromosome 34, ASM2944872v1, whole genome shotgun sequence genome, one interval contains:
- the LOC129833940 gene encoding uncharacterized protein LOC129833940, translated as MHWLPLVAMVIASALPFPHSPVTSTVAAMTEPGSSLDNHTEDIDDSSSRSPGSYSTLPAPQASVDYNSHSNASLKDYNVTADSGRADSTKHLSVTGVKKDYNNPSIIKEEVQALKWKRKQQSYLSKINFHTENTNSVGLNKYSNTAGGKLRSTNGSSPQDYPSQENYVLGDYKTDSSRAGDDSSFRDMAQKENHHHSLDPRTDEQDLRPPNMDVVETYKPSTNAGHHSKTGPDPSSQRTPQRAEARTESSDNRGEEGREGGPGAGAGNGPDLSEEGMEVGLGLGLGQGLGGVKEKQELLFLDAHPRVLFSASPPEHPPLLLMLESGMLPIEGEDKEEEEEEEVSDADGHMEGHGDRETDRSVPLSWVDTLRGAREPPRPAPRHKRSDLSHTGRGEMPVCESESVWVTDKATVIDNNGHTVNIVPEIKTVKGALKQYFYETRCRQEGQQRGGGPQREAGGAGASAAGTGTGAVGVSGASCRGVDIRQWVSQCKAKDTYVRALTVDNIGLQGWRWVRINSSCVCVLLSRVTRKNRGRG; from the coding sequence ATGCACTGGCTTCCCCTGGTTGCCATGGTGATCGCCTCGGCCCTGCCCTTCCCTCACAGCCCTGTGACCAGTACTGTTGCTGCGATGACGGAGCCCGGCAGTAGCCTGGACAACCACACAGAGGACATCGATGACTCTTCCAGTCGCTCCCCCGGATCTTACTCCACACTTCCAGCTCCTCAGGCCTCTGTGGACTACAACTCCCACAGTAATGCCTCACTCAAGGACTACAATGTGACTGCTGATTCTGGAAGAGCAGACAGTACTAAACACCTCAGCGTGACGGGTGTCAAGAAAGACTACAATAACCCGTCCATAATTAAAGAGGAGGTGCAAGCTTTGAAATGGAAGCGAAAACAACAAAGTTATCTGTCAAAAATCAATTTTCATACAGAAAACACCAACAGCGTTGGTTTAAATAAATATTCTAACACCGCTGGAGGAAAACTCAGGAGCACCAATGGCAGCAGTCCTCAGGACTACCCCTCCCAGGAGAACTATGTACTAGGGGACTATAAAACAGACAGCAGCAGAGCTGGTGATGACAGCAGCTTTAGAGACATGGCTCAGAAGGAAAACCATCATCACTCTCTAGACCCCAGGACCGATGAACAGGATCTCAGACCTCCCAACATGGATGTGGTGGAAACTTACAAACCTTCCACTAATGCTGGACACCACAGTAAAACTGGGCCAGATCCCTCCAGTCAGAGGACCCCGCAGAGAGCAGAGGCTAGGACAGAGAGCAGtgataacaggggagaggaggggagggagggtgggccTGGGGCAGGGGCTGGGAATGGTCCGGATCTGTCAGAGGAAGGAATGGAAGTCGGACTAGGTTTAGGGCTGGGTCAGGGGCTGGGTGGTGTAAAGGAGAAgcaagagctgctgtttttagaTGCACACCCGCGGGTCCttttctctgcctctcctccagaGCACCCGCCCCTCCTCCTCATGCTGGAGTCAGGCATGTTGCCCATAGAAggagaggacaaggaggaggaggaggaggaggaagtgtcGGACGCAGATGGACACATGGAGGGTCATggggacagagagacggacaggagtGTGCCGCTGAGCTGGGTGGACACTCTCAGGGGGGCCAGGGAGCCACCTCGCCCCGCCCCCAGGCACAAGCGCTCGGACTTGTCCCACACCGGGCGGGGTGAGATGCCGGTGTGCGAGTCGGAGAGCGTGTGGGTAACGGACAAGGCGACTGTCATCGACAATAATGGTCATACAGTCAACATCGTGCCAGAAATAAAGACAGTCAAGGGGGCGCTTAAGCAGTACTTCTATGAGACTCGCTGCCGCCAGGAGGGGCAGCAGAGGGGTGGTGGGCCGCAGCGGGAGGCAGGGGGGGCAGGGGCCTCGGCAGCGGGCACGGGGACAGGGGCCGTAGGTGTGTCCGGGGCCAGCTGCCGGGGCGTGGACATCAGGCAGTGGGTGAGTCAGTGTAAGGCCAAGGACACATATGTCCGAGCCCTCACTGTTGACAACATCGGTCTGCAGGGCTGGAGGTGGGTCCGCATCAACTCGTCCTGCGTGTGTGTCCTACTATCCAGAGTAACCAGGAAAAATAGAGGAAGGGGGTGA
- the LOC129833453 gene encoding liprin-alpha-3-like, whose translation MMCEVMPTISEDGRGGSGGGPSSPGGSGGGMGGMGGGYGGRGEPRGGGDEGGSTGNLESLMVNMLTERERLLDSLRETQDSLGTAQLRLRDLGHEKDSLSRQLSIALPQEFAVLTKELNVCREQLLEREEEIAELKAERNNTRLLLEHLECLVSRHERSLRMTVVKRQAQSPAGVSSEVEVLKALKSLFEHHKALDEKVRERLRVALERVTVLEEELESSSNECHSLRDQIKRRQQGLENGKERLPNGPSSILEDGEIDRERQRETEIERQRAELAQLKERLALMCRQVGEIEEQLTAARREVTKSEEANQKLQRDVKEALCQREDMEERITTLERRYLSAQREATSLHDIKDRLENDLASKDSLYRQSEEKNRQLQERLDDAKQKLQQTLQRAETLPEIEAQLAQRVAALNKAEERHGNFEERLRQMEAQLEEKNQELQRARQRERMNDEHNKRLSDTVDKLLSESNERLQLHLKERMAALEDKNALSEELSNMKKIQDDLLANKDQLIAELERIQLELDQLRLKPGGSCYSRSLPGSALELRYSHGGGSLPTGSTAHLDHYGNANTVAVVRRTHRGRWSTAREDTSKYGDWDSGSALLRTGFEGGVDHGCSDDEDDRETLFGSELLSPSGQTDVQTLAIMLQEQLEAINKEIKLIQEEKESTELRAEEIESRVSSVALDGSPIPPSSLGRDSIGRGFIPQSLTSSTLASPSPPSSGVSTPRLSHSPHRETDRQNNKEDDRSLALLDSTPPPTPRALRLDRMTLTHPGAMMDDPREFRSLSADGSSSNSSQDSLHKASKKKSIKSSIGRLFGKKEKGRMGPAGRESASLASTPSEDLGTGDSMGLTKGSMTGTVDNRRSKRKHELLEEACRQGLPFASWDGPTVVSWLELWVGMPAWYVAACRANVKSGAIMANLSDTEIQREIGISNPLHRLKLRLAIQEMVSLTSPSAPASNRSSTSNVWMTHAEMESLNAATKPELKEISWDQILAYGDMNHEWVGNDWLPSLGLPQYRSYFMESLVDARMLDHLTKKELRGQLKMVDSFHRVSLHYGIMCLKRLNYDRKELERRREDSQHQNKVVMVWSNERVMCWVQNIGLKEYADNLTESGVHGALLALDDTFDYNDLALLLQIPNQNTQARQLLEKEYNSLISMGTERRPDEDGTKTFTRSPSWRKMFREKDLRGVTSDSSENLPANFRASAISTPSVTLRKVQSDVNSGPRGEAASVRTYSC comes from the exons GAGTTTGCAGTGCTGACCAAAGAGCTGAATGTCTGCCGGGAGCAgctgctggagagagaggaggagatagcaGAACTCAAGGCAGAGAGGAACAACACACGG CTGCTGCTGGAGCATCTGGAGTGCCTGGTGTCTCGTCATGAGCGCAGTCTGAGGATGACAGTGGTGAAGAGACAGGCGCAGTCTCCTgccggggtctccagcgaggTGGAGGTCCTCAAGGCCCTCAAGTCCCTGTTCGAACACCACAAAGCCCTGGacgagaag GTGCGAGAGAGGTTACGTGTGGCTCTGGAGCGAGTGACTGTTTTAGAGGAAGAGCTGGAGTCCTCCTCAAATGAG TGCCATTCTCTACGAGACCAAATCAAAAGACGCCAACAAGGCTTAGAAAATGGGAAAGAG CGGCTGCCCAATGGACCCTCTTCCATCCTGGAGGATGGagagattgacagagagagacagagagaaacagagatagagcGGCAGAGAGCAGAGCTGGCCCAGCTGAAAGAAAGACTGGCCCTCATGTGCAGACAG GTTGGGGAGATCGAGGAACAGCTGACTGCAGCTAGGAGGGAGGTAACGAAGTCAGAGGAAGCTAATCAGAAACTGCAGAGGGATGTGAAGGAG gCTCTTTgtcagagagaggacatggaggagagaataaCTACTTTAGAACGCAG GTACCTAAGTGCCCAGAGGGAGGCGACGTCTCTCCACGACATTAAAGACAGGCTGGAGAATGACCTGGCCAGTAAAGACTCCCTCTACAGGCAG AGTGAGGAGAAGAACAGGCAGCTCCAGGAGCGTCTAGACGATGCCAAGCAGAAGCTGCAGCAGACCCTGCAGAGGGCCGAGACGCTGCCTGAGATAGAGGCCCAGCTCGCCCAGAGAGTGGCTGCACTCAACAAG GCTGAGGAGCGTCATGGTAACTTTGAGGAGCGACTGCGACAGATGGAGGCGCAACTAGAGGAGAAGAATCAGGAGTTACAGAGG gcgaggcagagggagaggatgaATGATGAACACAACAAGCGTCTGTCTGACACGGTGGAcaagctgctgtctgagtctaaCGAAAGGCTTCAGCTCCATCTCAAGGAGAGGATGGCTGCCCTGGAGGACAAG AATGCTCTCTCTGAGGAACTTTCTAACATGAAGAAGATCCAGGATGACCTTCTAGCAAACAAG GACCAGCTGATAGCCGAGCTGGAGAGGATTCAGCTGGAGTTGGACCAGCTCAGACTGAAACCCGGCGGGTCCTGCTATTCCag gTCTCTCCCAGGCAGTGCTCTGGAGCTGAGGTACTCCCACGGGGGCGGCTCCCTCCCCACGGGCTCCACTGCTCACCTGGATCACTACGGTAACGCCAACACCGTGGCCGTGGTCAGGCGGACTCACCGCGGGCGCTGGAGCACAGCCCGGGAGGACACCAGCAAG taCGGGGACTGGGACAGTGGGTCAGCGCTGCTGAGGACCGGGTTTGAGGGGGGTGTGGACCACGGTTGCTCTGACGATGAGGACGACAGAGAGACACTGTTTGGCTCGGAGCTGTTGTCTCCCAGCGGACAGACTGACGTCCAGACACTGGCCATCATGCTGCAGGAACAACTAGAGGCAATCAACAAGGAGATCAA GCTGAtccaggaagagaaggagagtacAGAGTTGCGGGCGGAGGAGATCGAGagcagggttagcagtgtggctcTGGACGGTTCCCCCATCCCACCCTCCTCCCTGGGGAGGGACAGTATAGGACGCGGCTTCATCCCTCAatccctcacctcctccaccctggcctccccttctccccccagTTCTGGGGTCTCCACCCCTCGCCTGTCCCACTCCCCTCACCgcgagacagatagacag AACAACAAAGAGGATGATCGGTCCCTTGCCCTTCTtgactccacccctccacccaccCCCCGAGCGCTGCGACTAGACAGGATGACCCTCACCCACCCAGGGGCCATGATGGACGACCCCAGGGAATTTCGCAG tctgtcagcaGACGGCAGCAGTTCCAACAGCAGTCAGGACTCTCTCCACAAAGCCAGTAAAAAGAAAAGCATCAAGTCTTCCATCGGCCGCCTTTTTGGGAAGAAGGAAAAGGGAAGGATGGGCCCGGCTGGGCGAGAGTCTGcctctctgg CCTCTACGCCTTCTGAGGACCTGGGTACTGGGGATTCTATGGGACTGACCAAGGGAAGCATGACAGGAACTGTTGACAACCGCCGCAGCAAAAGGAA acatGAGCTGCTGGAGGAGGCGTGTCGTCAGGGTCTTCCCTTTGCATCCTGGGATGGACCCACTGTGGTCTCCTGGCTAGAG CTGTGGGTGGGAATGCCAGCGTGGTACGTGGCAGCCTGTCGTGCCAACGTGAAGAGTGGCGCCATCATGGCCAACCTGTCTGACACAGAGATCCAGAGGGAGATTGGCATCAGTAACCCCCTGCACCGCCTCAAACTGAGACTGGCCATCCAGGAGATGGTGTCCCTCACCAGCCCATCTGCCCCGGCCAGCAATCGCTCT TCGACCAGTAACGTGTGGATGACCCATGCTGAGATGGAGTCGTTAAACGCAGCCACCAAACCG GAGCTGAAAGAGATTAGCTGGGATCAG ATCCTGGCCTATGGGGATATGAACCATGAGTGGGTGGGTAATGACTGGCTGCCCAGCCTGGGTCTGCCCCAGTACCGCTCCTACTTCATGGAGTCCCTGGTGGACGCCCGCATGCTGGACCACCTGACCAAGAAGGAGCTGAGGGGACAGCTCAAAATGGTGGACAGCTTCCATAG GGTTAGTTTGCATTATGGCATAATGTGCCTGAAGCGCTTGAACTACGACCGCAAAGagctagagaggaggagagaagacagcCAGCACCAGAACAAAG TTGTGATGGTGTGGTCCAACGAGCGTGTGATGTGCTGGGTTCAGAACATCGGGCTGAAGGAGTACGCTGATAACCTGACGGAGAGCGGGGTCCATGGGGCCCTCCTGGCTCTGGACGACACCTTCGACTACAACGACTTGGCCCTGCTGCTGCAGATACCCAATCAGAACACACAG GCCAGACAACTCCTAGAGAAGGAATACAACTCCCTCATCTCTATGGGAACAGAGAGAAGACCAGATGAG GATGGGACTAAGACGTTCACCCGCTCCCCTTCCTGGAGGAAGATGTTCAGGGAGAAGGACCTTAGGGGGGTGACCTCGGACTCATCGGAGAACCTGCCTGCTAACTTCCGTGCCTCCGCCATCTCCACGCCCTCCGTGACCCTGAGAAAGGTTCAGAGTGACG TGAACTCTGGGCCTCGCGGTGAGGCAGCCTCAGTCAGGACATACTCTTGCTGA